In Miscanthus floridulus cultivar M001 chromosome 19, ASM1932011v1, whole genome shotgun sequence, the DNA window ttttttaactaacacttttggccgcgtctattgccctggcgtggccaaatgcctgtgccgcgccatgcatggtggcgcggcaaaggtctgacgtggcgacgaccggtttcggtgaccgttgacgtggcagttcttgccgcgccaccgaccttggcgcggcagtgccgcgccctgatccgtggcacggcagagccgaataaataccgCGCCCAGTCCCGCCTGtccgagcagcaagcccgcctggccGGCGGTACCTGAACGGTTTAATCTGAACGCGTCGCgtcgatagtgggagttattctaagtattgcttgacgtaaaattaATAGTAGATTTGTTTGTCTTTTATTGAATTTTTTTcatggccgaatagagaatttaataagccaatgatttgtttttcgtctttcataatacggttaaccaccaatttaactaatcgattatgaaaaattgccaccggcgtcgagatacgccgggactgccggttcccgaactagttggtacttaatcttgtcggcagtgctgccgcgacgcaaagaaacgaatatgaaacagataaatgaagtctgtgcgtaagttgacaagctgccatcTAACATTtttattgttttgacataagtttgacataacataaccaaataaccccgcaagtttcggacgTTAATATTcatttgacctaacaaactaagacccaggagtgtaaggatccctcggacgcctctgtctcttcggatttattGGTAACAAATTGGAAGTGTAGCCAACGTTGGTATGGTCGTGTCGACggtgcgtatggctcgtaccctgcaagtatatgatacgctcgattacttataattctttatgatcgttagttcatggagcctatgtaTTTAAATAGACTATCTTtgatagtacctgtgaggctccttgggtaccaagcggggcaccacctagctgagacatgccgatctcgtgctgcggccaatcgtcccactggtcgtgctgtctgtgGAAGCCCgggggtcgtcgtcatcgtcgtcctcggttgcagggtcatTCCCagtgctatgatgtggtggtgtacgcaccgcggaagtggcacccgaccgcgccgaagtcatcggctgagaagagccggctggtgtcctcaaagaggctgaagacgtgccacccgaccgcgcgggggagtggcggttcctcataaggagtgtctatgcagctcagcttctgagctagctttctgcagctcttcttcaccttctgcataaatagacgttaaagttagtgcattacccaaacgcatatatactaaagaaatattttcggaacggacaagtttatgttacctccacaaaagccacgagaacgcctggcccctgacctctagactcgtgaagtcggaacgctgcttcgttggacagccttgacaattgtgtcgcctgggtacataAATgcagttggacagttttagtacacatacttaataccaaaaggataacaaattgtaccattcaagtatattaccatgtatctttgaagcggggctctctccaGCTGTGTGttctccctagtggtaacgtcgtacacatcttcgatgacatctttctccgagtcctcgtcaatcgccacgtcagtgtacgggggcttgatatgtgtcctcgtagacctgtgaagccaccacaGGTACTCGTTGAAGGTGTGCtgatcgtgtggaggacccgcatggaccggatATCGTACCatgttctgccacaaatggatgtgcgagctgtgtcacgcgccaatccttggtcttgtacctcttcctgcggtcatacctgcaataaaacgatgttagttgtaccacacacctctggattgtagcattgttattaatcgataacgtacccgtgcaattcttggttggtggagtaaagcggtggtgggcagcctgtcattttCCTAAACTATCTGCAGACCCAGATGggtaagtgaatctcgaccacatggaagaaaataagagggacgtcacAACGATACTCGTTTGActtgtccctagtgacaggactgagatagtcctggagctccggagaatcctaaggacaccaatgcacctggaatttcgtaattgagttaggttgtgatatagtgtacatcgaacaagacacatgtataatagtaaagagagcgtaacctggtgctgtgtcaggacgtcgagaccgtccatGTACTCCGTGTACTtgtgcctcgcattccctctaactaactctgctttcgtccagatatacagagctatagggagtgtatcctgcccgttccatcgctgcattgaacacgataatgaattagccattaataatgaattcatatgtaactgcctccaaaaatatagtgaaccgaagtacttaccggtaaaccattattaaggggcctcccaacgggccattgtTCCCAACACCACACCtgaagtaggtacgagcaacccccaaggttcgtatatcctgaggtgcgacggcaggcaacgcatagctgtcgatacgtccatgccaggactgcgctgccctagctgtacgccgctatgttctcccacggctgtcgTACTATGTCAAGGAACATCCAGCTGatcgtgttgcccgaggcgtctgggaagaggaaagcaccaagaaagtgccagagccacacataAGCGAACCTGTCAatcagagcctcctcagcctgtgggtccaagtaatcaaagcgttCCATGATCTAGGACGATGAAACCCCgaaacttttcctgaaattgaccaaagaaaatgagaccccatggctgcaggaaagcaatgcaagtattaaataggcttgaattactcacttatttttcttggaagcatcgtcgtccggtggaagaaagctagtaaactgagccaccagctccctccagtgatcgttgtcaactatccctatcaCTGGAAGCCCCCCAAccaaaggcctaaaatagccttcacgtcctacaacgtcaaggtcatctcgccacaaggtaggtggaacgtgtgggtctcaggcctccacctattataagaataaAACGACTGTTAGTTGTCTCAAATTTATTAGaaaaaagtttacgtacaaagaatgcactcacacatgtctacagctgcagtaagtagtgctaggtcaagaggcggaagaccgtggttgacaacacggacaagctccaTAAAGccagcacgccgtatgtacggcgcataacgctcgtcccactggtgcgccctggtgtgtgtgcggggcctcaaaggaggcaaggacaaCTCTGCGTCATTGTCGcttaagatgtgtgctcggtgctggtcgtcgtactccacctcaagaatagggtacaataggtgctgcgtgggaggagccatcctgttacaaattgataaacaaagcgttagagtattcaaattaacaaaatttaaattaacattagtaagttcacaaacaaatcactaacctaactatcctaaatccctaaacccaaaatcctaactatactagataataaatacataatcaatccctaaaatacctaaatccttttgggtttagagtaaactagtatctatacccaaaatccctaactaaataactaactataaactaaataataaatgcataaacaatccctaaacccaaaatcctaactatactagaacacacaacctcaaacatacgtaaatcacaaacaaattcactaacctaactatcctaaatcactaactatcataaatcaataccaatcataaaaccctaactatcctaaattactaactatcctaaatcactaattatcctaaatcaataataataaaaaaatatgaaatcaaccctaactatcctaaattactaactatcctaaatcactaattatcctaaatcaataataagcaaaaaatatataaaattgagaggaggtaccttaggagcgggcggccttgacgcgccgacGTTCGTGGAGCGGCCGGCGCAGGCGCTGCATGGCGGGAGTGGCCGGGCAAGGCGtggtcgggcgggcgctggcgccaGGCGCTGCGCGACGGCTGGCGGCGCTGGCGGCGGATGGGCGAGTGCGGGCGCTGGCGGTAGGCGAGCGGGCGGCCGGCCACACAGTATTTATtcagctctgccgcgccatggatcagggcgcggtaCTGCCacgtcaagatcggtggcgcggcaagagctgccacgtcaacggtcaccgaaaccggtcgtcgccacgtcagacctcttccgcaccaccatgcatggcgcggcacaggcatttggccacgccagggcaataggcgcggttaaaagtgttagtttttaaaaaaaacttatagtattagatttaaaattagttatcaaaaagtgttaaaattaaaaaaaaatagctACCGGTAAGCTTTAGTCGCAACACTAGTTTCCTAAGTGCGCCTTTACAGCTCCTGGTAGCGGTGCATTGTGTCTGTCTTTCTTGATAGCTAACGATATCTCACCGTGTTGCAGTCCTGAGCGTGGTACGAATCGCTtgagcttgtttggcttataagtcgtattttttcagtcaacgaacaatatttttctctcacgctaAATCAggtaacagtactttcagccatggcttatcagccaaacaagttcaaacgaacagggcgcttATTTCTCCTTATTAATGAAGCACGTGCCAATGCACGCTTTTGAAAAACAAAGAAATATATGCAGATCATTCAGTTTGCTTTGCTGCATCTGAGCTACGCTTGTGAGGGCCCGTTCATATGGCTAATGGCTTTCTTCTCTGAAGCTGTTGATGGCCGGCCTCGGACTTTTATTGGGGCttactagcgtccggacgtccgtaCAGAAGCGCGCATCCGGACACCCGCAACGCACCCACCACTCAGCCCAGCGCATGCTCGTCGTGCGGCCCACGCGGCGCACTCGCCCTTGCACACTTGCGGACGTGCGTCCGAACAGCCAGCAGAGCACCCCCCCCTCGACTGTCAGCTGGGCCCGGTAGCGGCCAAAACGGATCGACAGAAAACGGCAACGCTCCAGCGCCCCTACCTCTACGACGGTTCCCACGTCGGGTGACTGTCTCCCATGCACTCCCTCTGGTTGCCCCACTGACAGACGCGCATAGGAGCATGCATGCTCGCCGCGCCCTGCTGCCCTACTGTTGCTCGCCCGCGCCATGCTGCGCGCCTGCCCCTCCTCGCCCTGCTGCACCCCCTGCGCTCGCTCGCCCCGTGGATACCGCCTGTGCctcatgaaacacttacaacatgtaGGACttgatgcaacatacgtctaaaacagttgaaatatttgaaacatatgtttgcaatatATATGTTGCCACAACAACATATTCAACATttggataaaacacttgcaacatatgttcgaaaaacaactaaaacatttgaaacacacacttgcaacatgcttctgaaacacttgaaaaaaaacacctgaaaacatttgaaaacctttgcaaacatacgcaacatccagataaaatatatgcaacatatgtgtgaaacatatgcaacattcaaataaaaaCATTTGTAGCATACGTCCGttaacacagatgaaacattggtaacagacctttgcaacatacgtgtacaaccattgtaacatatgcaacatcccaatctaattttgcaacatcgatataaaacacttgcaatatacctgTGAAGCACCTGAAACACTcaaaaacatacgtttgcaacatgctcTTTTAGCGCAAACATCTCCTTGTTGCTTCgcaaaatggaggctcgtcggtgcgtggaggtcaccggtgtgctcggcggcggcgcggagctcACCAACAACGAGGAGTTGGGCGGTGGTGCACAGAGGGCGGGTATGGGGGCAGCACGAGCGCGCGTTGTGCGCAGAAGGCAGGTGGTTGGCGCATGGAGGCCACTGATGTGCTAGCCAACGACGTGGAGCTCGTCGGCAATGCGGAGCTCGACGGCGTAGCACCGAGGCCCGGGTTGGGGCGGCACTGGCGGCGGTGACGCGGAGATTGGGTGGGCGCGGTGCGGGTGCCATGTTTCCGCCTCGCATACGCCTTCTACCGCAAGGGACATCTCTAGGCTTATGTGAACCACCTCTAGGTACCTCCTCGTCTTCACGAGCAGCTAGGCCTAAGGATCTGGCTGTGTTGCTTAGGGGAAACAGAGCAGAGAAGAACGTTAACGCAGTGGAAGCAGATAAGAAAGCGATGAATGGATGAGAATAAACAAGGACGTCCTGTTTGTAGCATTACCATTAATTATTTATTTTCAACCCAATTAGCATCATGGTTGCACCTCTGCCTGTCATTATTTACTCCTAGTGTTCCAAACTATCCGTCACTTCAGTTTTGTTCAAATcaattttctcaaatttttactaggtTTTTTAAAATAGTTTAATATCTACAATACCAGGTACCAATACACCATTATCAAGACATATTTTATGTCTAAATTAATGGAACTAATTTGATGCCATAGATGTCTGGTGCAATTTTATATAGTCTTGTTAAAAGTTAGAAAAGTTTAAATGAACATATATAATTTTGAATGGGTGGAGTAGCAGTTATTTTTTAATCCAACATTTGACACTAATGCGCGTGAATCGGCCTCCTGTTTGGATATACCGATGAACCGTCACCATGTTTATTACATGTTTCACACTAATTAATTATTAAGTAATTAATTAATACGCACTACTACTAGTATAGCTAGTGCTAGCTATTACTAGTTCTCAAAGCTTAGCTAGCCCTACAAATAAATCTGCACTCACCAATTGATCCAAGCTACTAGCTATACAATGGCAGCTCGATCGATGGCCATGGCGTTCCTCACCACCACGCTCGCCGTGGTGCTCCTCGGCATCTGCGCGGCGGCGGCACCCTGCCTCACCACCGACGCCGCCGGTGTCTGCCATGACCAACAACGGCACGACGACGGCGACCTGGTGGCGACGGCGTGCGAGAAGGCGAAGGGGCACGAGGCGCACCACTACCGCGGGCTCGGGCTGACGGCTCTGACCAAGGAGTTCTGCGAGACGACGCTGCGGTCGGACAACCGGAGCGCGGCGGCGAACGACACGCGGGAGCTGGCGCTAGTGGGTGGTGGCCATGGATCTGGCCAGCACCGCCGCCGCGAGCGCCGGCGCCAAGGCGCGCAGCGCGCTCCGGTCGTCCGGCGGCAGGGGGAGCAAGGACAGGGACACGGAGTACTCGCTCCGGTACTGCGTGATGGACTACGGGACCGTGGCAGTGGTCCTCCCGGCGTGCCGCGCCGTCGTCGAGGAGTACAGCCCCCGCGACTTCCAGGCGCCGTTCGACTACCTGGAGTGCGCCGGCCGGGTGATGGACGCGGCGGGCGACTGCTGGCAGCGGGTGTCGTACGAGGACGGCGCGCTGAAGCGTGTGCTGTGGAACGACGCCGTCGAGGTCGCCAACCGCGCCAACCTCGGCCAGGCCTTGGTCGAGCAGATGGTCGACTTCCCGGACGATCATGAGTAATAATGGCTCATCGTGTTAATGTATAAGATAATTATCAACTTTTCTCACATCAGCTTGAGTTTTGGTAtgcaaatcaaatcaaataatacgaatatagtgccagcggcgaagctagagcaaaatGATGGGGGGTGCACCTCTTAATTCATAACTACACTGATCGATATGATGTTCAATCAAAAATAGCATAACTAATGTACAGCTACCAGATTTTAATATCAAATTCGACTTCTAGCAATAGAGATGAGAATTTGGTCGAAACATAACACTCACCGTTTAACAAAAAGAAGTGTATTCATTGATAGAATGCCAAAATCATGAACAAAACAAGCCCCatatagcaaaatatgtgatccaGAAGACCATGATGAAGATCCCACTAGCCTAAAAGGAAAGAAAACAAATAGGTCAATTATTTAGCAAATAAATTGTAGAACTATCGATTAAAAGTAGATACATTGCATTACCTATCAGAGATCATATTTACGCCCTTTTCCTTCCATGGTCATGAAACGATGAACCACAGCCTCGTTGCTAACTTTCttcatttcttctttctctagatAGCAAATAAGTCTATGACTCAAGTGTTGATCACCCATGCGATTAGACAAGCTTGTTTTGACAATCTTCATTCCAGAAAAGCATCTCTCAACTGTTGCAGTAGCGACAGGCAGTACTAGTACAAGCTTCAAAAGTCGATAGACCAATGGATAACAACGATGTTTCCCTGTCTCAACCATTTTTTGAGAGAGCTCACCAATAGTGTTGATGTTGGAGAATCTAGCATCTTCTCGCACATCGGCAATGTAAAGGCAAAGGTAATGACTAAGGTCTCTCAAATCATCAGTACTAAAATCATCAGGATATAGTTTTGCTAAGCTCATCAAAGTCTCCATATCAAAAGCATGAAATCGATCCCTTGGGTCAAAAGCGGCCGAGCAAACAAGCAATTGAGAGCTTGTCTCACTAAAGCGGCTATCAAGCTCTTGAACTAGCCAATCAATAACATCATTAAAGCAATCCACTTCATAGTGATGCTTGTATGTAATTCCTGATTTTTTTCTAGGTTGTCGGGGATCAACATAGGCATCTTCCATTTCCACTCGGTCAATTTCATGCATGTCACAAAACTCATTCACTTCATCTAATAATTTGTCCCACCCATCTCTTCTAAGATTATTCAAATGGAGTCTAGTTGATTTCACACATCCAATGACATTTACAATGTCTTGATCCTTGCGTTGCAATGCTAATGACAAGGCATTTGTGGCAGTTAATGTAGTCAACATGAGATGCAAATAAAAGGCAAAGTCAAATGATTTGAAGTATTCTAGAAGATTTGATGCATGATCTCTATTTTTCCAATCTCTGTCATTATTTTCAACAACTTTTAGCACTTCAACTATTGTAGGAAACATGTTGACTAAACTTTTGAAAGTTTTGTAATGAGAACTCCAACGAGTATCTCCGGGTCTTTGAAGGCATTGCTCTTGATTTAACCCTGTCCTAGTCTCAAGTTGCCCACAACCTAATGCCTTTGTCACTTGTTCATGATTAATATCTCTAATCATATCCCGTCTCTTAGCTGATCCACCCACCACATTTAATAAGATAGAAATCATGCTTAAGAAATTGCTTATGCCCTTATGTTTTCTCATGTCTGCCACAATGACTAATTGAAGTTGGTGAGCAAAGCAATGCACATAATAAGCTGTCCTACTTTCTCTCATGATCAATGATTGCAAGCCATTGAACTCACCTCGCATATTGCTAGCACCATCATATCCTTGGCCTCGAACTTGCTTTAAGCTTAGTTTAAACTTTGCAAGTAAAGAATCAATAGATGACTTCAGGTGGGAAGAAGTCGTTTCAGTCACATGCACAACGCCAACAAACCTCTCTTTCACGATCCCACATTTGTCAACATACCTCAAGACCACAGCCATTTGTTCTTTGCAAGAAACATCTCTTGActcatcaactagcaagcaaaACACATCATTGCCCAGTTCTTCAAGGATAGAGTGTACAATCTCATTTGCAAAACATTCAACAATGTCCCTTTGAATTTCAGGAGCTAGCAAACAACTATTAGCTGCAGCATTTGTACTCACCGCTTTGCGTAACTCTAGATCATGTTGTGCTAAGCAATCATAAAACTCCTTGAAGTTCCCTTTATTGTTGGATTCTAGTGACTCATCATGACCACGAAAAGGCAATCCTTGCTTCAACAATAGCCTAGCAGTATCAATGGATCCATTCAACCGAGTAAAATAAGCCTTCTTTGCAGTCTCACTTATCTGATTGTAAGCAACATCTATGTGTTGCCTTCTTTGTAAGAAATCATCACACTTCTTCATTGCATTATAGTGTaagccaccaacatcaccaacatGTGACTTTAGCCTTCCTTTCCTATGATAACCATTCCAACCATTAACTATAAATGATTCATATCCTGCATCCTTCTTTTCTCTGAATAAAAAACAACAAAAGCAATATGCTCTGTCCTTTGACTCACTATATTCAAGCCAACTTCCAAACTCATCAAACCATTCCGGGATAAATCTTCTCGGCTTGTCTTCAATATCTGAAACAGGAAAATTACATTTGCGAGGCTGGCAAGGTCCATTTTCCAAATATTTTCTTCTGACCTTTTCTCTATGGTTAGGATGGTAAGCATCAATTTGTTTTCTCAAGCCTGGATCATATTTAATCTCCACTTCCCAATTGAGATCATCTAGACATGAATTTCTGTTATTGTTGACGGTGTCTGTGTCTGGAGCTTTCCGTTTATAAAACCTCTCCATGATTACCTATAATGTGCAAGCATAATCAAATTGCAGATCCATACTATCATAAATGTATATGCATATACTAAAAAAGAGAAAACCCCAATTAATCACTAACCCTAAACTGCAACCTACTCAATTTCAACATATAACCAGGAAGAATCGAAATCGGATGTGAGGCTTAACTTAATTGAAATACAAGATAAATATATTGAGAGTTTGATTCCTTGCCTTTTCTTTTGGAGCAGAAGTCCAGAACAGAGAGAGCTAGAGAGGCCATGAGGGTGAGCGCCCTCACATCAGCTGTTGCCGCGGCCATCGGGCGCTCAGCTCGGCTCGATGAGATGACGACAGGGATCAAGACCACATGACGAGATGACGACGATATGACGTCAGGCTGTTGCAGCAGGGATCGTCGCCGGCATGGCGGCGTCGGTGCCTTGCCGCCCCTGCCCAGCTGCCCTTGCGTAGTTGCGTCGCTGGCTCGCTGCGTCAGGCGTGCGTGCGGCCACAGCGAAAATTCCGGTGGAGGCAGCCGTGCGTGCGTGGAGATTCATTGGCATCCTTCTCCTGGAAGCAACCTGCGACGTGGGCTTGGGCCAGTGGGGGTTGCCTGGGCATCCAGCGCTCTCAACGTGGCTTCGCCCGTGTATAGTGCTGATCGGAGGTACTAGTTTGTTCAGTTTGCATGAATGGCTGGGATTTTGGACGGGATAGAAGCAGACCACCAGGGCCGTGAGGTGGCCCAACTGTGTTTGAGCCCATGTACTGATTAGGCCCGTGAACCAACAAAGCAGATCGGGCCAACCGGGATTTTGCAACGGAGGAAGTAATTTGTTCAGTTTGCATGAGTAATGGGCTGGGATTTTGGATGGGTAAGAAGCAGACCCACCAGGGCTTTGATGTGGCCCAGCTGTTGAGCCCACGTATCCATTAGGCCCGTTAACCAACAAAGCAGATTGGGCCGACCGGCCGAGAAAGTTGTAACCTCGTCTCATCGAAGAGGAAAAAATAAAGAATTTTCCTTTGAAAATAATCAATGAAATTATGTTATTGATAATGACACTTGGATGGAGAAGATAAAAGACGAGAAACTAACAAACCACTGGTCGTAGCTAAGCTAGAGAAGACATATATGCTGATGGTGGCCACTACTTTTaattgttttcttttttctttgagaGATAGCTATgactatatatgagagagataccATTTGCCGGCCTCTGCATAGCTAGCTAGAGAGAAATTAGTGAGAAAACGCTAATACAAGCGGAGCTTTTGGAGACAAGTATAACATCTATCTCTCCGTCGCCGCTGCCTTTGCTACGAATCTCCATCGTCGGTACGGTGATATGGCCAGTGGTTTTGGTATGTTCACATCctatagaaaaaaaatttggGACATTGGGGACAGCTAGAAACTTTTCTGTAGATTCTTGACAGTATCCATAATCAATGAAGAGAGAGGGTGAGGTCGTCGTCTGGCGAGACGACGGCGTCTGCGCTCATCGGAGATGAGTCGAGGGCGGCGGCGCTGGTGGAGCCCAAGGGCGCGGCGGCGTTTACGAGAGCAAGGCCGTGGCTCCAGAAGAGAAAGGGCAACGACTTCGCCTGATCTAGTGCTCTGCGCCCAATCCGTCCCCAAGCCTTGTCGCAGAAGGGCGCGTCGTCTGGCCCTGCACATGCGGCCACCGGCCATGCGGGGGCAGCACCGGATGTCGTGCCAAGCCTCGCCCGGGTGACGTGTGCC includes these proteins:
- the LOC136528280 gene encoding uncharacterized protein isoform X3 — translated: MVRYPVHAGPPHDQHTFNEYLWWLHRSTRTHIKPPYTDVAIDEDSEKDVIEDVYDVTTRENTQLERAPLQRYMATQLSRLSNEAAFRLHESRGQGPGVLVAFVEKVKKSCRKLAQKLSCIDTPYEEPPLPRAVGWHVFSLFEDTSRLFSADDFGAVGCHFRGAYTTTS
- the LOC136528280 gene encoding uncharacterized protein isoform X4, which codes for MTGCPPPLYSTNQELHGYDRRKRYKTKDWRVTQLAHPFVAEHGLRGHISSPRTLTWRLTRTRRKMSSKMCTTLPLGRTHSWREPRFKDTWRHNCQGCPTKQRSDFTSLEVRGQAFSWLLWRR
- the LOC136528280 gene encoding uncharacterized protein isoform X1; translated protein: MERFYKRKAPDTDTVNNNRNSCLDDLNWEVEIKYDPGLRKQIDAYHPNHREKVRRKYLENGPCQPRKCNFPVSDIEDKPRRFIPEWFDEFGSWLEYSESKDRAYCFCCFLFREKKDAGYESFIVNGWNGYHRKGRLKSHVGDVGGLHYNAMKKCDDFLQRRQHIDVAYNQISETAKKAYFTRLNGSIDTARLLLKQGLPFRGHDESLESNNKGNFKEFYDCLAQHDLELRKAVSTNAAANSCLLAPEIQRDIVECFANEIVHSILEELGNDVFCLLVDESRDVSCKEQMAVVLRYVDKCGIVKERFVGVVHVTETTSSHLKSSIDSLLAKFKLSLKQVRGQGYDGASNMRGEFNGLQSLIMRESRTAYYVHCFAHQLQLVIVADMRKHKGISNFLSMISILLNVVGGSAKRRDMIRDINHEQVTKALGCGQLETRTGLNQEQCLQRPGDTRWSSHYKTFKSLVNMFPTIVEVLKVVENNDRDWKNRDHASNLLEYFKSFDFAFYLHLMLTTLTATNALSLALQRKDQDIVNVIGCVKSTRLHLNNLRRDGWDKLLDEVNEFCDMHEIDRVEMEDAYVDPRQPRKKSGITYKHHYEVDCFNDVIDWLVQELDSRFSETSSQLLVCSAAFDPRDRFHAFDMETLMSLAKLYPDDFSTDDLRDLSHYLCLYIADVREDARFSNINTIGELSQKMVETGKHRCYPLVYRLLKLVLVLPVATATVERCFSGMKIVKTSLSNRMGDQHLSHRLICYLEKEEMKKVSNEAVVHRFMTMEGKGRKYDL
- the LOC136528280 gene encoding uncharacterized protein isoform X2; protein product: MERFYKRKAPDTDTVNNNRNSCLDDLNWEVEIKYDPGLRKQIDAYHPNHREKVRRKYLENGPCQPRKCNFPVSDIEDKPRRFIPEWFDEFGSWLEYSESKDRAYCFCCFLFREKKDAGYESFIVNGWNGYHRKGRLKSHVGDVGGLHYNAMKKCDDFLQRRQHIDVAYNQISETAKKAYFTRLNGSIDTARLLLKQGLPFRGHDESLESNNKGNFKEFYDCLAQHDLELRKAVSTNAAANSCLLAPEIQRDIVECFANEIVHSILEELGNDVFCLLVDESRDVSCKEQMAVVLRYVDKCGIVKERFVGVVHVTETTSSHLKSSIDSLLAKFKLSLKQVRGQGYDGASNMRDARFSNINTIGELSQKMVETGKHRCYPLVYRLLKLVLVLPVATATVERCFSGMKIVKTSLSNRMGDQHLSHRLICYLEKEEMKKVSNEAVVHRFMTMEGKGRKYDL